The DNA region ATCTGCAGCTTTGACAGGACTCCTTTTCTTTATGTCCGATTCCTCCACCTTTGCCTCCGATATCAAAGATAGCAAGCTGGCTACCGGCACGGAAAAATTGATTAACGATGTGACCACATGGCTGATGATTTTGTCTCCTGTCGTGTCCGGCGTACTCATCATTTACTTTTTTATTCGCCGGTCCGCAGCAGACGAAATGGATCAGAAAAAATGGAACAATCGAATCATTGCCGCTGTCGTCTCCTGCATTGGCGCGGTGCTCGGCTCGGCTACATTGAACATCATCGTTGGCTATTATAAGTAAGGCAAGCCTGCTCGATTACGGCAGGCTTTTCAATTTTCATACCATTTAGGAGGTTACCCAATATGAAGCAATGGCTGAAAGCTGCGAAAAAGAAAATCGCCCACTCGGTTACTCGGACCAAGCAAGCGCTCGGCAACCGGCGTGCCGAGGGGTTTGTTGATACGGCGGTCAAAATCTTGATGGGCGTTGTCATCGGGGCGCTGGTGCTGGCGGGGCTGTACCTTTTGTTTGAAGACACGATTCTGCCTACGTTATCGGAGCGAATTAAAGCTATGTTCGATTACGGGGGATCCTTACGGTGATCGAAGCAACCTCGTGAAAAGGAGAAGGCGATGGAGAAAATCCTGCTACTGCTCATCGTCGCGATTTTGAACGGTGCCCT from Paenibacillus macerans includes:
- a CDS encoding Mbov_0395 family pilin-like conjugal transfer protein → MSDSSTFASDIKDSKLATGTEKLINDVTTWLMILSPVVSGVLIIYFFIRRSAADEMDQKKWNNRIIAAVVSCIGAVLGSATLNIIVGYYK
- a CDS encoding DUF6133 family protein gives rise to the protein MKQWLKAAKKKIAHSVTRTKQALGNRRAEGFVDTAVKILMGVVIGALVLAGLYLLFEDTILPTLSERIKAMFDYGGSLR